GGCCGGTCTGGCGATCGGGCGGGCTCGGCAGATGAAGCGTAAGTGCCAGATCGGCACCCGCTGCGACGATCATCTCGACAGGGTCGGAGAAATAGTCGGCGCCGGCGGGAATCGTGACGTTGATGGCGCCGCCGAAGGTCAGTTGCTTGCGCGTGGCGGGAACGATGCGCGACGACCTATTGTCGGCCGAAAGCGCGACGCTGGCCGCGGAAACGACAAGCGGCGCGGTGCCGAACGCATTCGACAGCCGGACGCGCAGCCGCCTGCCGCCGATCGAGATGCGGACGATCTGGCGCAGCGTAGCGTCGGTCAGATCCTCGGCGGGCGCGATATTCTCGTTGGTGGGCACCATCTGCGAGGTCGCCCAACTCGCCACCCAATACGGCTTGTCTTGTGCGACCGCCGTGCCGCTCAGGCACACCGCCGCCAGCAGGCCGATCAGCCTGCACATCTTCCGCATTCGCATCCTCCGCCGCTCGATAGCGATACCATAAGCGCGGCACCCGGCGTGGCAATGGCCGGAGCGGCCGGGGTTTAGAACCCCAGCCGCCCCGTCGCACCGGGCTTGGCCTCGACCTCGGCGCGCAGCCGGGCGAGGATGAAACCGCTATCCCCGCCGGTGAAGCGGAGCTGGCGCTGCACCACTGCGAAGTCGCCCGGGGTGAGGTTGGCGATCTCCGCCAGCACGGCGGGCGCCGGACTGCCGAAGAAGCGCTCCCACGCCGCCGCGGCACGCGCCGGACCCAGCGGGCCGAGCTCGAGCTTGAACACGAAGCGCCGGAGCGCCGCGGGATCGAGCCGCTCGACATGGTTGGTCGCCGCGACGAAGGGCAAAGGATGGCGATCGAGCCAACTCAGCAGCTCGTTCACTTGCCCGACCTGCCAGGTCTGCGTCGCGGTACCGCGATCGAAGAGGAGCGAATCCACTTCGTCGAACAGCAGCACCGCCCCGCGCCTTTCGGCTTCGCGAAACGCCTCGGCGATCTGCTGCTCGGTCTCGCCCACCCATTTCGACAGGAGGTCCGAGGCACGCTTGACCAGCAACGGCCGGTCGAGCGCCCGCGCGAGATGGTGCGCTAAGCCCGTCTTGCCTGTGCCCGGCGGACCGGTGAGCAACAGCGAGATGTCCGCCGGCGCACCCGGCGTGGCGATGCCGGCGAACAGCGCCGTGAGGTCGCGATCCGCCTCGAACAGCGTCAGATCGACTTCGCCATCCACCACCGGCACCGGCGCGCCCCGCCGCAGCGCGAGGACAAGCGCCTCCGCCGCGCGCCCGATATCCCCGGGCTCGCCCGCGATCTGCCCCGCCCGCGCCGCGACGCGCAGCACCGACGCAGCTTCGGGAGCGGCGCCGACGAGTGTGCGCACCGCTTCGGGGAAAGCGACGCCCTCCTCGCGGCCGATACGGTCGAGCATGCCCAGCCCTGCCGCATGCGTCGGCGTGCCGAGATGCAGGACATAGCTCATCCGCCGGACGATCGCCGGATCGAGGTTGCCCATCGCGTTGGTCGTCCAGAGCACCGGGACCGGATTGGTTTCAACCAGCCGGTTGACCCAGAGCTTCGATCCCTGCCGCCCGCGCATCCAGTCGCCCTGCGCGGGCTGCGCATCGCCGACCAGATCCTCCATCTCGTCGAACAGCAGCGCCGCGCCGCCGCGCTCCGCGAGCATACGATGCGCAAGGTTGAGCGCATTGACCCGGTCCCAGCGGGTCGGCTCATCGCCGTGCTCATCGGCTTCGCCGACGCTGTAGAGCGGAACGGCCGCCGCCGCGGCGAGCGTCCGCGCGAGCTCGGTCTTGCCCGTGCCCGGCGGCCCGTGGATCAGCACGTTGACTCCGACCGCGCGTTCGCGGACCGCGCCGGCGAGCAGTCGGACGAGGAAGCCGGTATCGGCTTCGCGCCCAAGGAAGTCGCCGGGCACGAGCCGCGCCTGCTGGCGGGGACCGACCGCAATCTCGAGCAGCCCCTCTGCATCGGCCACGGGCCGCTCGATCAGCCGATCGACTGTCCAGCCGATATCGAGTTCCACCCCGCCACCGCGCCGCGTGAAGAGCTTGACCAGCCCCAGCCGCAATGGCTGCGACCGGCGCAGCGCGTGCGGCTCCAGCCCCGCCAGTTCGGCGAGCATCTTCGACAGGTCATACTCCTGCTCGGCGAGGACGAGGCCCAGCGCGCGGGCGCGCGGGCAGCGCTCGATCGCGACGGCCGCGACGAGCACGACCGTGTCCGCCGCGTCGAAACGCAGCGCTTCGGCCAGCCGCGCCGCAACTTCGACGGGACGCGCGGGATCGCCCGGCGCCGCGTTCGGCGCGAGTGAAGTGCGCAAGTCGCGCCAGCCGAGCTTCGTCTTTTCGACGCGCTCGCCCAGCAGCCAGCGCGCATGCGGACGCGCCCAGCCGAGCACCGCCTTGCCCAGCGGTGAGGTGCCGGCAACGTCCCGGCAGATCCGAAGCAGCATGCCCCGGACGATTTCATGTTCGTGCATCATAACCCGATCCCGGCCCGGCGAGACGGCGCGCGGACGCGCGGCCTCGCTCGGGGCGTTTCAATCAATTGTGGGATTTCCGCGGGGGAGCCTCTGCCCTCCCCGCGACGCCTGGGTCAGGCGTTTACGGGAGAGTGCGGACGCTTCCCGGGGTGATCCCCGCAAGGAAATGGAAGTCCAGCAATTCTCTTCTCCAAAAGCCCCGGCGCGCAGCCGCGGGCAGCGCGCCTTTAGCCTGATCGTTCCGGATGCGCAAGATCAGCCCTGACGGCTCTTCATCAGCGGCTGGATGCGCGTGCCGAAATTCTCGACGCCTTCGAGAAAGTCGTCGAAGGTCAGGAGCACGCCACCGGTGTTGGGTACTTCGGCCATCTCATCGAGCATCCGCGCGACGCTCTCATAGCTGCCGACCAACGTGCCCATGTTAATGTTGACTGCGCCTTCGGGGGCGGCGAGCTGGCGGACATTGGTGGTGGCGTTGTGCTTGTCCGCCGCGCCCTGGTCCTTGAGCCAGGCAATGGCGTCGATGTCGACACCGGCATTGTACGACTTCCACTTGGCCATCGCTTCCTCGTCGGTCTCGGCAGCGATGATCATGACGAGGACGAAGACCGACACCTCCCGGCCGGTCTTTGCGGTGGCGGCGGCAAGGCGCTCGTTGTTGAAGGCAAATGCCGTCGGCGTGTTGACACCCTTGCCGAGGCAGAAGGCATAGTCTGCCCACTTTGCCGAGAAGGCCAGGCCTTCGTCCGAGCTTCCTGCGCAAATGATCTTCATGTCGCCTTCGGGCTTCGGACGGACGAGGCAATCGTCCATCTGGTAATATTCGCCCTTGAGGTCGCTGCGGCCGGTCTCCCAGAGTTCGCGCAGGATCTGCGCATACTCGTCGAGCATCTTGTATCGATTGCGGAAATGCTCGTCGCCGGGCCACAGCCCCATCTGGCTGTACTCGGGGCGCTGCCAGCCGGTAATCAGGTTTAGCCCGAAGCGGCCATGGCTGATGCTGTCGATCGTGTTGCACATCCGGGCGGCGAAGGCGGGCGGGATCACCAGGGTCGGGCAGGTCGCGTAGATCTTGATCTTTTCGGTAACCGCGGCAAGCCCGGCCATGAGCGTAAAGCTCTCCAGCCCATATTCCCAGAACTCGGTCTTGCCGCCAAAGCCGCGCAGCTTGATCATCGAGAGCAGGAAATCGAGGCCATGATCCTCGGCCTTGAGCGCGATTGCCTTGTTGAGATCGAAGCTCGGCATGTATTGCGGGGCGTTCTCGCTGATCAGCCAGCCATTATTGTTGATGGGCACGAAGACGCCGACTTGCATGACTAATCCCCCAGAAAATCGAGCACGAGGCGGTTGAAGGCTTCGGGATCGGTCACGTTGCAGGCATGACCGCCCCAATCCATCGTCGCCAGTCTGGCACCCGCGATGCCCTCCACCAGCCGCTTCGAGCAGTTGCTGGGCACGAGCATGTCATCCTCGGCAGCGAGCGCAAGCGTGGGCGCGGTTATTTCGCCCAGCCGCGCGTCGACATCGAAGGCGGCGAGCGCGGCGATGCGCTTCTCATAGGCCTCGGCGCCGGCGAAATGGGCGAGATGGGCCTCGTCCTCAGCGGCAAGCCGGGCGACACGTTCGGACATCCAGTTTGCCGGATAGAGGAAGAGCGGCTGGGCGCGCAGATAGGCGCGCGGGCCGCTGTTGCGGAGCAGCGCCAGCCGGGTCTCGAAGCAGCGGAGGAAATGCGGGTCGGGCGCGGACCAGCCGTTGACCAGCACGAGGCGCTCGATGCGGTCGGGCGCCGCGAGCGCCGCCGCCAGCCCGGCCACCGCGCCGGCGGCGTGGCCGAGGATGCTCGCGCGCTCAAGCCCGAGCCCCGCGATCAGCGCAAGGATGTCGTCGCCCAGTTGCTCGACGGTCACGGTCTCGGGAAGCGCGCGATCGCTGCGTCCGGTGCCGCGATGATCGTAGAGGATGACGCGGTGGCGCTCGGCGAGCGCGGGCAGGTTCGGCAGCCAGTAATTGCCCGACCCGCCCAGCCCCGCCGACAGGATCAGCGGCGGGCCGCTGCCATGTTCTTCCCAGTAGAGCCCGTCGATCAACCGATGTGCGCCACACTGGCGATCTCGACGAGGCAGTCGGGCTTCACCAGATCGCATTTGATGCAGTAGCGCGCGGGCTTGGCGCCGGGGAAATACTCGGCATAGACTGCGTTGAACGCAGCGTAGTCGGCGAGGTCCTTGAGGAAGATGTGGTTCATCGCCACGTCCTCCAGGGTCGCGCCGCCGGCTTCCAGCGTGATCTTGATGACGTCCAGCACATGCCGGGTCTGCGCCGCGGCGTCGCCCGGGTGGAGCACGACACCCCCCTCGCCCAGCGCCAGCACTCCTGAGACGTAGACGGTGTTGCCTGCCTTGGCGCCCGCTGAATAGGGCGCGATCGGCGTGGGAAATTGCGGCGGGTTGATCGGTTCGAAGGGCATTCCTTACTCCTTGGGGATCTGGCCGAAGCTGCCGCAGAAATCGGCAGTGGTGCTTACCCAGCCGAAGAATTTCTCGACATTGTAGACCGTCGCTTCCTGCATCATCGGCGGGCCGAGATGGTGGGTCGCATCCTCCAGCATCACCCCGAAATATTCGAGGTGGAAGCCGTCGCGCAGCGTGCTCTCGACGCAGACATTGGTGGCGATGCCGACAAAGACGATCGTCCTGATCCCGCGCGAGCGCAGCACGCTGTCGAGCTGCGAATTGAAGAAGGCCGAGTAGCGCGTCTTGCCGATGACGATGTCGCCCTGCCGGGGCTTGAGACCCTCGACCAGATCATAGTCCCAGCCGCCGCGGGCCAGCAGCTGCCCTGCCAGCTCGGGCCGGTTGCGCATCGTCTTGAGCGCGTTGGACTTGTGCCAGTTGGGCGAGCCGGGACCGCCCGCCTCGACATAGTCGGGATCCCAGCCATTCTGGAGATAGACCACCTGCACGCCCGCGCCGCGCGCGACTTCGAGCACCTTGGCGATCCGGCCGATCGTCCCCGCCGCGCCTGAAATGTCGAACCCCGCCTGATCGACATAGCCGCCGGGCGAGGCATAGGCGTTCTGCATGTCGATCACGACCACCGCGGTCTCGGACGGCACCACCCGAATCGGCTCGGGCCGCGCGGGCAGCGTCACTGCCGCCGCATTCGCCGCCGCCGTTCCCACCGTCACGCCACTTGCCTGATCCATCGCGCGCCTCGTTTTGCGGCTGCGAAGGTGAACCAAGGGCGGCGGGCAGGCAAGTGTCCTGCTGCCGTTGCCCCGGGGCAGTCGAACGCATAAGCGTCGCCGTCCCTTCAAGGAATTTCGATGCGCGTCTTCCTGCTTGCGCTCTGCGCCTTTGTCCTGCCCGCTTCCGCCCTCGCCCAGTCCGTTTCCCCGCTGCCCACCGGCAAGCTGCCCGACACCGTCAAGCCGATCGCCTATCGGCTCGACATGACGATCGTGCCCGAGCGCGAACGCTTCACCGGCCATGCGGAGATCGATGTCGAGCTCAAGCAGGCAGCGGCCTCGATCTTCCTGCACGGCCGCGACCTCAACGTCAGCAAGGCGGTGGTCAAGATCGGCAAGCGCGAGACGCCGGTGACTTTCACCCAGAAGACGCCGCTGGGGCTGGCGCAGCTCGATTTCGGGCGGACGCTCCAGCCGGGCAAGCTGACGCTCAAGTTCGACTATGATGCCGCGTTCGGCGACGGGCCGTCGGGCATCTACCGGATCAAGGTGGAGGAGGACTGGTATAGCTGGTCGCAATTCCAGTCGATCGACGCGCGCGCCGCCTTTCCTTCGTTCGACGAGCCCGGATACAAGACGCCGTTCACCGTCACCGTGACGACCAAGCCGGGCTTCGTCGCAGTGAGCAATGCCGCCGAACAGGGCGTGCCGCTGCGCGCGGGCAAGCTGGTCAAGCACCGCTTCGCCGCGACCGAACCGCTACCGACCTACCTCGTCGCCTTCGTCACCGGGCCGTTCGTTACCCTCGAAGGCAATGTCCCCGCGACGGCGCAGCGCCCGCGTCCGCTGCCGCTCCGCATCGTCGGGACCAAGCCTTATGCGGGCCAGATGGCCTATGCGCTGGAGGGATCGAAGAAGATCGTCGCGCTGCTCGAAAGCTATTTCAACCAGCCCTTCCCCTACCCCAAGCTCGACCAGATCGGCTCGCCGGTGATGCCCGGCGCGATGGAGAATGCCGGGGCGGACATCTATGGCGACGGCATCCTGTTCGTCGACGAGGCCTCGCCGACCGAGGACAAGCAGACCTTCGGCATGGTCGTCGCGCACGAGCTGTCGCATCAATGGTTCGGCGACGTCGTCACCCCGGCCTGGTGGGACGATATCTGGCTCAACGAGAGCTTCGCCAACTGGATGGGCTATCGCATCGGCAACGAGTGGCGGCCCGACCTCAACATCGGCGTATCGGCGATCGACGAAGCGTTCGACGCGATGCAGATCGACGCGCTCGCCGCAGGGCGCCCGATCCACCAGCGGATCGTCAACGACGCCGACATCGACGCCACCTTCGACCAGATCACCTATGGCAAGGGCGGACAGGTCGTCGCGATGATCGCGGCCTATCTGGGCGAAGAGAAGTTCCGCGACGGGGTGCGGCTGCACATGCAGCGCTACCATCACGGCAATGCGAGCACCGACCAGTTCTTCGATTCGCTTGCCAGCGCGGCGCATGATCCGCGCGTGCTGGAGTCGCTGCGCAGCTTCGTCGACCAGCAGGGCATGCCGGTGGTGACGTTGAAGCGTGACGGCAACGGCCTGACCGCCAGCCAGTCGCGCTACGCCAATTTCGGCAGCAACCTGCCGGCGACGCAGTGGATCGTGCCGGTCTGCGTGCGCCGCGCGGCGGTGCGCAGCTGCACGCTGCTCGATAAGCCCAATGGCGCGATCGAGGCCAAGGGCGACGTCGTAGTCGTCCCCAATGCCGGCGGCTGGGGCTATTACCGCTTCGACATGGACCCGGCGGACTGGTCCGCGCTGATCGCGGCGGCGCCGACGCTGCCCGAGGGCGAGGCGCTGGCAGTGACCGACAGCCTGTGGGCGTCCTTCTATGCCGGCAAGGCCAGGTTCCCGCAGCTCGCAGCGCTCGCGCGCTCGATGGCGGGGCATCCCGCTTCGAACGCTGCGCTCGACAATGGCACGCGGCTGCGCAAGCTCCTGCGCAGCGGGCTGATCAGCGATGCGGCACTGCCCGCCTATCGCAAGCTGATCGTCGATCTCTATGCGCCGAAGCTCGCCCAACTCGGATTCGATCCCGCAGTCGGCGCGCATGCATCGGACAGCCCCGACGAGCAGAAACTGCGTGGCGACATGGTCCAGCTCGTCGCCGCCACGGGAAGCGATGCGGCATTGCGCGGCAAGCTGGTGGCGGCGGCAGAAGCGTATCTGGGCGGCGACGCCAAGGCGCTCGACCCGCAATTCGCCCAGATCGCGCTGTCGCTCGCCATCGAGGACAAGGGCGTGCCGATGGCCAAGGCGGTCGCCGAGAAGGGTCTGGGCGGGCATGACGGCGCCTTGGGCCAGGTCGCATTCCCGGCGATCGGCGGCTCGGGCAATGCCGAGGTGGCCCGCTGGTTCTTTAACGACTTAAAGGACCCGCGCCTGCCGCAGGCGCG
This genomic stretch from Sphingomonas sp. LM7 harbors:
- a CDS encoding M1 family metallopeptidase, with the translated sequence MRVFLLALCAFVLPASALAQSVSPLPTGKLPDTVKPIAYRLDMTIVPERERFTGHAEIDVELKQAAASIFLHGRDLNVSKAVVKIGKRETPVTFTQKTPLGLAQLDFGRTLQPGKLTLKFDYDAAFGDGPSGIYRIKVEEDWYSWSQFQSIDARAAFPSFDEPGYKTPFTVTVTTKPGFVAVSNAAEQGVPLRAGKLVKHRFAATEPLPTYLVAFVTGPFVTLEGNVPATAQRPRPLPLRIVGTKPYAGQMAYALEGSKKIVALLESYFNQPFPYPKLDQIGSPVMPGAMENAGADIYGDGILFVDEASPTEDKQTFGMVVAHELSHQWFGDVVTPAWWDDIWLNESFANWMGYRIGNEWRPDLNIGVSAIDEAFDAMQIDALAAGRPIHQRIVNDADIDATFDQITYGKGGQVVAMIAAYLGEEKFRDGVRLHMQRYHHGNASTDQFFDSLASAAHDPRVLESLRSFVDQQGMPVVTLKRDGNGLTASQSRYANFGSNLPATQWIVPVCVRRAAVRSCTLLDKPNGAIEAKGDVVVVPNAGGWGYYRFDMDPADWSALIAAAPTLPEGEALAVTDSLWASFYAGKARFPQLAALARSMAGHPASNAALDNGTRLRKLLRSGLISDAALPAYRKLIVDLYAPKLAQLGFDPAVGAHASDSPDEQKLRGDMVQLVAATGSDAALRGKLVAAAEAYLGGDAKALDPQFAQIALSLAIEDKGVPMAKAVAEKGLGGHDGALGQVAFPAIGGSGNAEVARWFFNDLKDPRLPQARRLYTAASFLGSPRTRDIASDYMLRNFDTFSQASGGGGIFSVRASQMFNVLCSNEQADAVDAKLRPQLVNGSTLGLDRAVEAIRNCARFKDAKANEVSAAVMGK
- the rutA gene encoding pyrimidine utilization protein A, translated to MQVGVFVPINNNGWLISENAPQYMPSFDLNKAIALKAEDHGLDFLLSMIKLRGFGGKTEFWEYGLESFTLMAGLAAVTEKIKIYATCPTLVIPPAFAARMCNTIDSISHGRFGLNLITGWQRPEYSQMGLWPGDEHFRNRYKMLDEYAQILRELWETGRSDLKGEYYQMDDCLVRPKPEGDMKIICAGSSDEGLAFSAKWADYAFCLGKGVNTPTAFAFNNERLAAATAKTGREVSVFVLVMIIAAETDEEAMAKWKSYNAGVDIDAIAWLKDQGAADKHNATTNVRQLAAPEGAVNINMGTLVGSYESVARMLDEMAEVPNTGGVLLTFDDFLEGVENFGTRIQPLMKSRQG
- the rutC gene encoding pyrimidine utilization protein C; translation: MPFEPINPPQFPTPIAPYSAGAKAGNTVYVSGVLALGEGGVVLHPGDAAAQTRHVLDVIKITLEAGGATLEDVAMNHIFLKDLADYAAFNAVYAEYFPGAKPARYCIKCDLVKPDCLVEIASVAHIG
- a CDS encoding AAA family ATPase; the protein is MMHEHEIVRGMLLRICRDVAGTSPLGKAVLGWARPHARWLLGERVEKTKLGWRDLRTSLAPNAAPGDPARPVEVAARLAEALRFDAADTVVLVAAVAIERCPRARALGLVLAEQEYDLSKMLAELAGLEPHALRRSQPLRLGLVKLFTRRGGGVELDIGWTVDRLIERPVADAEGLLEIAVGPRQQARLVPGDFLGREADTGFLVRLLAGAVRERAVGVNVLIHGPPGTGKTELARTLAAAAAVPLYSVGEADEHGDEPTRWDRVNALNLAHRMLAERGGAALLFDEMEDLVGDAQPAQGDWMRGRQGSKLWVNRLVETNPVPVLWTTNAMGNLDPAIVRRMSYVLHLGTPTHAAGLGMLDRIGREEGVAFPEAVRTLVGAAPEAASVLRVAARAGQIAGEPGDIGRAAEALVLALRRGAPVPVVDGEVDLTLFEADRDLTALFAGIATPGAPADISLLLTGPPGTGKTGLAHHLARALDRPLLVKRASDLLSKWVGETEQQIAEAFREAERRGAVLLFDEVDSLLFDRGTATQTWQVGQVNELLSWLDRHPLPFVAATNHVERLDPAALRRFVFKLELGPLGPARAAAAWERFFGSPAPAVLAEIANLTPGDFAVVQRQLRFTGGDSGFILARLRAEVEAKPGATGRLGF
- the rutD gene encoding pyrimidine utilization protein D, which gives rise to MIDGLYWEEHGSGPPLILSAGLGGSGNYWLPNLPALAERHRVILYDHRGTGRSDRALPETVTVEQLGDDILALIAGLGLERASILGHAAGAVAGLAAALAAPDRIERLVLVNGWSAPDPHFLRCFETRLALLRNSGPRAYLRAQPLFLYPANWMSERVARLAAEDEAHLAHFAGAEAYEKRIAALAAFDVDARLGEITAPTLALAAEDDMLVPSNCSKRLVEGIAGARLATMDWGGHACNVTDPEAFNRLVLDFLGD
- the rutB gene encoding pyrimidine utilization protein B; this encodes MDQASGVTVGTAAANAAAVTLPARPEPIRVVPSETAVVVIDMQNAYASPGGYVDQAGFDISGAAGTIGRIAKVLEVARGAGVQVVYLQNGWDPDYVEAGGPGSPNWHKSNALKTMRNRPELAGQLLARGGWDYDLVEGLKPRQGDIVIGKTRYSAFFNSQLDSVLRSRGIRTIVFVGIATNVCVESTLRDGFHLEYFGVMLEDATHHLGPPMMQEATVYNVEKFFGWVSTTADFCGSFGQIPKE